The Thermodesulfobacteriota bacterium region CGTCGGCGGCAGGGTCTACGTGGGGGGCCATGACGGGTACGTGTACGCCCTGGATGGCGCGACCGGCGAGATGCTCTGGGAGTTCCCCACCCGGGGCCGGGTGGGATCCACTCCGGCCGTCCACGGCGACCGGGTCTTCGTCGGGTCTTCCGACGGCTACCTCTATGCGCTGCGGGCGGGTGACGGATCCGTGGCGTGGAAGACCCCTTCCGGTCGGGGCACCTTCCGCCACCTCTCCTACGGCGGCATCCGCAGCTCCCCCGCCGTGGCCCTCGGGCTCGTCCTTGCCGGGGGGTGCGACGGCCGCGTCCGCGCCCTCGACGAGCGCACGGGCGCCCTGCGCTGGATCCTCGACGGCGGCACCGAGGGCGTCTATTCGTCCCCCGCCCTGGCCGGCGAAACCCTGTTCGTGGGCACCGACGGCCTGAGACAGAGCGCCCTCCTGGCGGTGGACGCCCGCACCGGAACCGTCCTGTGGCGGTTTCCGACTTCCACCCAGATCTTCTCGACCCCGGCGGTCGCGGGCGGTGCCGTCTATTTCCACGCCCGCAACGACCACGTCTACGCCCTCCGGGCCGAGGACGGGGGCCTTCTCTGGAAGACCCCCGCCCCCTCTCTCCAGTCCGAGGCCGCCGCCTTCCAGGACATGGCCAAGTCCTCCCCAGCGGTCGCCGAGGCCGCGGTGTACGTGGGGGTCGACCGGGAACTTGTCGCCCTCGACCGGGAAACCGGACGGGTCCTGTGGCGCACCCCCACCCAAGGCAGGGTGGACTCCTCCCCCCTCGTGGTGGGGAGCACGGTCTACGTGGGATCCGACGACCGCTCGGTGTACGGCCTCGACGCCGGCACGGGCGCCGTCCGGTGGACCTACGCCACGGGGGCACGGGTATCGGTCAGCCCTTCCGCCGCCCACGGCCTCCTCCTCATCGGGTCCAACGACGGCTCCCTCTACGCGTTCGGCTCCCCCGGCAGATCGGCCCCCGACGCTCCCTGACCCCCGGCACCCCCCGGCCTGCCCTCGGGCAGCCGACCCATCGCACTGACCTGGCGGGGCGCGGCCCCCGCGTGCCCCTGGTCCCCCCTGCCTGCGTGCGGCAGAGGCCCTCCCGAAGACCGGCGAAGCTCGCGAAGCGCTTTCGGCGACTTTGTGCCGCCAGGAAGCACCGTCAATAATTTCTCTTGCCATGTAACGAACAGAGGGCCTATGCGTATCCGGGAGCGGCACCCGGCAACCAGCTCGGACCATTGAAGGGAGACCCCACAGCTACCGGGAGGTGTTCCGTCGAACCGGTGTCCGCAACTTCGGAGGAGGAAGGCCCCATGTCGATCCGGACGCTCTCGGGGCGCGGCCTGTTCTGGGTTTCGTGTGCGGTCGCAGTCCTAGGCCT contains the following coding sequences:
- a CDS encoding PQQ-binding-like beta-propeller repeat protein; the encoded protein is VGGRVYVGGHDGYVYALDGATGEMLWEFPTRGRVGSTPAVHGDRVFVGSSDGYLYALRAGDGSVAWKTPSGRGTFRHLSYGGIRSSPAVALGLVLAGGCDGRVRALDERTGALRWILDGGTEGVYSSPALAGETLFVGTDGLRQSALLAVDARTGTVLWRFPTSTQIFSTPAVAGGAVYFHARNDHVYALRAEDGGLLWKTPAPSLQSEAAAFQDMAKSSPAVAEAAVYVGVDRELVALDRETGRVLWRTPTQGRVDSSPLVVGSTVYVGSDDRSVYGLDAGTGAVRWTYATGARVSVSPSAAHGLLLIGSNDGSLYAFGSPGRSAPDAP